From the genome of Thermostichus vulcanus str. 'Rupite', one region includes:
- a CDS encoding NYN domain-containing protein, giving the protein MRRAIQSHEAWIWGGSLVLTVLTRQIAFGLVPLALAHGRWQRQQWEQRLVEHSNRWEQQWERWLVEHSNRWEQQWRIQQHQIFQRVEQHLQSVQPTPAPLVHSPQPAVDAQVTQLLAEVGSLAEQVKQLQEQPRSHLSIQQQMAPLVQRLHLLQEDWQRLKLQALPHLEETQQQLQKQLNQVQSQIDKFQQQLEKLQQQQAAVSSQPCQDSIPPRRAGVGVFIDGANLHASARDLGVSLDYESLIPRLLGSSAKRAQIHFYSGWDPKDPQQKAFHEYLEQLGFHLHRKPVVHFANGGSKANMDGEMIVDMLVSRYGRVILLSGDGDFLRALQHLQSQGVQVEVAAFGQHTQWEMRRQFPFVELSRMLDRGREVIPLPAKQVPSA; this is encoded by the coding sequence ATGAGAAGAGCGATACAGTCCCATGAGGCCTGGATTTGGGGAGGATCCCTGGTATTAACGGTGCTGACGCGACAGATAGCCTTTGGGCTAGTGCCGCTGGCCCTGGCTCATGGGCGATGGCAACGGCAGCAATGGGAACAGCGACTGGTGGAGCACTCCAATCGCTGGGAACAACAGTGGGAACGGTGGCTGGTGGAGCACTCCAATCGCTGGGAACAACAGTGGCGAATTCAGCAACACCAGATCTTCCAGCGGGTTGAACAGCATCTTCAGTCGGTGCAGCCCACTCCTGCTCCCCTGGTCCATTCGCCGCAGCCGGCGGTGGATGCGCAGGTAACGCAGCTTTTGGCGGAGGTGGGATCCCTGGCGGAGCAGGTCAAGCAGCTCCAGGAACAACCCCGTTCTCATCTCTCTATACAGCAGCAGATGGCTCCGCTGGTGCAACGTCTTCACCTCTTGCAAGAGGATTGGCAGCGACTCAAACTCCAAGCTCTACCGCATCTGGAGGAGACCCAGCAGCAGTTGCAGAAACAACTGAACCAAGTCCAATCCCAGATTGACAAGTTCCAGCAACAGCTGGAAAAGCTCCAGCAACAGCAGGCCGCTGTTTCGTCACAACCCTGCCAGGACTCCATCCCGCCAAGGCGAGCAGGGGTCGGGGTATTTATTGACGGAGCTAACCTGCATGCCAGTGCCCGCGACTTGGGGGTATCCCTGGATTACGAATCGCTGATTCCACGTCTGTTGGGATCCTCAGCCAAGAGGGCGCAGATCCACTTCTACAGCGGATGGGATCCCAAAGATCCACAGCAAAAAGCCTTTCACGAGTACCTAGAGCAGCTAGGGTTCCATCTGCACCGGAAACCAGTGGTTCACTTCGCCAATGGAGGCAGCAAGGCCAACATGGATGGGGAAATGATCGTGGATATGTTGGTGAGTCGGTATGGGCGGGTGATTCTCCTCAGCGGAGACGGAGATTTTCTCCGAGCGCTCCAGCATTTGCAGTCCCAAGGGGTTCAGGTTGAGGTGGCGGCTTTTGGACAGCATACCCAGTGGGAGATGAGGCGCCAGTTTCCCTTTGTGGAGCTTTCCCGCATGCTGGACAGGGGGCGGGAGGTGATCCCTCTCCCGGCTAAGCAGGTCCCCTCTGCTTAA
- a CDS encoding TIGR03985 family CRISPR-associated protein, translating to MSQFELPLTLEILRWLAGGQLAGRLERAVRLWVLLHCLYGEQQWQELPETFGYAHIRDQLFSPRHPKQDPEVNSGIPSSLPCPEASCICRRPLSFWLTDPNLLAALKSEIPDLETLLLSRPFQKTHRTLRKELDFLKDQGWIQQIQANSTSRANFRRRALGDHPQPLPSTASLPLSDHQLQKIYHILNDVAFVHPNVEILLSEIWGKHKALQQRIFVQFEYILSPEQQEQVDEYHNQLETLWANPEPGMIRFDYATRQQGIRSILTYPVCLFYARRAKYLTAFGERPSLASSELHHPAGARKIGWYNFRLDRIQSPLLSIVPWSDPMIPPELMALKQRNQLPSPEDVQTEWEAAWGSDFYLPKALLILRFPPDFARRYVDNTERHPTFKPIAYERIPALVKKEITDPKEQEYILQVLQHRPKTDRYFRAYVRVGDTNLTMRLRDWRSNGEVIAPLAYREQMRQEAEVECQFYRFPPLPLT from the coding sequence ATGAGCCAGTTTGAGCTGCCTTTAACCCTCGAAATCCTGCGCTGGCTAGCAGGCGGGCAACTGGCCGGGCGGTTGGAGCGAGCCGTGCGACTATGGGTGCTGCTGCATTGTTTGTACGGCGAGCAACAATGGCAAGAGCTACCGGAAACCTTTGGCTATGCCCACATCCGGGATCAACTGTTCTCACCCCGGCATCCCAAGCAAGATCCGGAGGTCAACTCAGGGATCCCTTCATCCCTACCTTGTCCAGAAGCCAGTTGTATTTGCCGGCGGCCCCTTAGCTTCTGGTTGACGGATCCCAACCTGCTGGCTGCCTTGAAATCGGAAATCCCGGATCTGGAAACCCTCCTGCTCAGCCGCCCCTTTCAAAAAACCCACCGTACCCTGCGCAAAGAACTAGACTTCCTCAAGGATCAGGGCTGGATCCAACAGATTCAAGCCAACTCCACAAGTCGAGCCAACTTTCGCCGCCGAGCACTAGGAGATCATCCCCAACCCCTGCCATCAACCGCCTCCCTTCCCTTGTCTGATCATCAGCTGCAAAAGATTTATCACATCCTCAATGATGTTGCTTTTGTCCATCCCAATGTAGAAATCCTGTTAAGTGAGATCTGGGGAAAACATAAAGCGCTTCAGCAGCGGATCTTTGTTCAGTTTGAGTATATTTTGTCCCCCGAACAACAAGAACAGGTGGATGAATATCACAACCAACTTGAAACCCTTTGGGCCAACCCAGAACCGGGGATGATTCGCTTTGACTACGCCACCCGCCAACAGGGGATCCGTTCCATCCTCACCTATCCGGTCTGCCTGTTTTACGCCCGTCGCGCCAAGTATCTAACTGCCTTCGGCGAGCGACCCAGTCTAGCTTCCTCAGAACTGCATCATCCAGCCGGAGCAAGAAAAATAGGTTGGTACAATTTTCGCTTGGATCGGATCCAGTCTCCGCTCTTGTCGATTGTTCCCTGGTCGGATCCCATGATTCCTCCAGAACTCATGGCCCTCAAACAACGGAATCAACTCCCTAGCCCAGAAGATGTCCAAACGGAATGGGAGGCCGCTTGGGGATCCGACTTTTATTTACCTAAAGCTTTACTCATCCTGCGATTCCCGCCAGACTTTGCCCGCCGTTATGTCGATAACACAGAACGACATCCCACTTTTAAGCCCATTGCCTATGAACGGATCCCAGCTTTGGTGAAAAAAGAGATAACCGATCCCAAAGAGCAGGAATACATTTTGCAAGTTCTCCAGCATCGACCCAAAACCGATCGCTATTTCCGCGCCTACGTGCGCGTGGGAGATACCAACCTGACCATGCGTTTACGGGACTGGCGATCCAATGGGGAAGTAATTGCCCCACTGGCCTATCGAGAACAAATGAGACAAG
- the crn3 gene encoding CRISPR-associated ring nuclease Crn3/Csx3, translating into MIEIELTRPDRLMFPVDLQTLKLPDHLNPRLGVVLTGRAPIWLYGWLVHECHFTRWVACYDPRLGAVVVSSHSPEVRVGEIIPWMEGKWKPQQLAALDRDPRDSKPTEEGIPAPPSGLAAAVMVAGPPNSGKSRLAHALFHALLPEYPGIYLQRAHWDGEGNWTLDLPPEQAKALKQRHRGRLTPEFFGFHAQAILNLRRQKSLVIVDVGGQVDPHKQPLLEACSHYVLVSRDPEAIPPWREFCQDRGNLRGLAILHTSPQGPLPVGHQPVRFSGTEFPLQLHWIPGTALPEELVQAVRRLIPRMN; encoded by the coding sequence GTGATTGAGATTGAACTCACTCGACCGGATCGGTTGATGTTCCCCGTGGATTTACAAACTCTGAAGCTGCCTGACCATCTGAATCCTCGGCTGGGGGTGGTTTTGACGGGGCGGGCTCCGATTTGGCTGTACGGTTGGCTGGTGCATGAATGTCATTTCACCCGTTGGGTTGCCTGTTATGACCCCCGCCTGGGAGCGGTGGTGGTCTCTAGCCATAGCCCGGAAGTGCGGGTGGGGGAGATCATCCCTTGGATGGAGGGGAAATGGAAGCCACAGCAGCTGGCGGCTCTGGACAGGGATCCAAGGGATAGCAAGCCGACTGAGGAGGGGATCCCTGCACCCCCATCTGGGTTAGCAGCGGCGGTGATGGTGGCGGGGCCGCCAAATAGTGGCAAAAGCCGTCTTGCCCATGCCCTTTTCCATGCTCTGTTGCCGGAGTACCCCGGTATCTATCTGCAACGTGCCCATTGGGATGGGGAAGGGAATTGGACTCTGGATTTACCACCGGAACAAGCCAAGGCTCTGAAGCAGCGGCACCGAGGCCGTTTAACCCCTGAGTTTTTTGGGTTTCATGCCCAGGCCATTCTCAATCTGCGGCGGCAAAAGAGCCTGGTGATTGTGGATGTGGGGGGTCAGGTGGATCCCCACAAGCAGCCGTTGCTGGAAGCCTGCTCCCATTATGTGCTGGTCAGCCGGGATCCAGAAGCCATTCCACCTTGGCGGGAGTTTTGTCAAGACCGAGGCAATTTGCGCGGTCTGGCCATTCTGCACACTTCCCCTCAGGGGCCTCTGCCTGTCGGCCATCAACCTGTTCGTTTCAGCGGGACGGAGTTCCCCTTGCAGCTGCACTGGATTCCTGGCACTGCTTTGCCCGAAGAACTGGTGCAAGCGGTGCGCCGCCTTATTCCCAGAATGAACTAG
- a CDS encoding HD domain-containing protein translates to MLSNAQEGRQEGSLQPVAPALQSNSATPPRCGPRFARALTYAHQLHHTQVRKGSGIPYLSHLLAVAATALEHGADEDEAIAALLHDSLEDGPRNTGIPRSQIEQQLSDQFGDKVLQIVLGCTDTNSDSSAKEPQEQCSPDGEAETQGDPRTTSRLREQESWWVRKEAYLQHLEQLVREDAHPLASSILLVANADKLHNARSILRDWQQLGDAVWERFSAGKQGSLWYYRRLAEIFMQRPSPLARELQQTVQTLLQAA, encoded by the coding sequence ATGTTGTCGAATGCTCAGGAGGGCCGTCAGGAGGGATCCCTTCAACCCGTTGCACCCGCGTTGCAAAGCAACAGCGCAACGCCGCCACGCTGCGGCCCCCGGTTTGCCCGAGCCCTGACTTATGCTCACCAGCTGCACCACACCCAAGTCCGTAAGGGCAGTGGGATCCCCTACTTAAGTCATCTGCTGGCAGTCGCTGCCACCGCTCTGGAACATGGGGCAGATGAGGATGAGGCGATTGCCGCTTTGCTCCATGACAGCTTGGAGGATGGCCCCCGCAATACCGGGATCCCACGCTCTCAGATTGAGCAGCAGCTCTCGGATCAGTTTGGGGATAAGGTTTTACAGATTGTGTTGGGGTGTACTGACACCAATAGCGATTCCAGTGCCAAGGAACCGCAAGAGCAATGCTCCCCTGACGGAGAAGCAGAAACGCAGGGGGATCCGAGGACTACGTCCCGCTTACGCGAACAGGAGAGCTGGTGGGTGCGCAAAGAAGCCTATCTGCAGCATTTGGAGCAGTTGGTCAGGGAAGACGCTCACCCGTTGGCCAGCTCTATCCTGCTGGTGGCCAATGCAGACAAGCTGCACAATGCCCGTTCGATTTTGCGGGATTGGCAGCAACTGGGGGATGCGGTGTGGGAGCGCTTCAGCGCCGGTAAACAGGGATCCCTGTGGTACTACCGCCGTTTGGCTGAGATTTTCATGCAGCGACCTTCTCCCTTGGCTAGGGAATTGCAGCAGACGGTTCAGACTCTACTGCAGGCTGCTTAG